A single Candoia aspera isolate rCanAsp1 chromosome 7, rCanAsp1.hap2, whole genome shotgun sequence DNA region contains:
- the TMEM213 gene encoding transmembrane protein 213 → MEPLICIAISVLLLSSACQDTFSKGMEVQSTNLSCSHTEFCSEAATCCQIGMDGYGWIAAAVGWSLWFLTLIIFCIDKLTKLRPDEPKY, encoded by the exons ATGGAGCCATTGATCTGTATTGCCATCTCCGTCCTTTTGCTGTCTTCAGCTTGCCAGGACACATTTTCAAAAG GGATGGAAGTACAATCTACCAATCTTTCATGTTCTC ATACTGAATTCTGCTCCGAAGCAGCCACATGCTGTCAGATTGGAATGGATGGGTACGGTTGGATCGCTGCGGCGGTTGGCTGGAGTCTCTGGTTTCTCACCCTTATCATCTTCTGTATTGATAAACTCACAAAGCTCAGGCCTGATGAACCCAAATATTAG